From the Roseiconus lacunae genome, one window contains:
- the pilM gene encoding type IV pilus biogenesis protein PilM codes for MVKKLALDYDAHELRLVVANVNGNRVAVTDIQLIPINEGESASEKLRRYVNDAGLQKTETLVAIGRGKAELRELQLPAVPDEELPDMVRFQAIRSFASASDRAIVDFLVTERSSEGITLIAAAVPPSELDRERELCSTSDLPLERVALRPLAAASLYLGQQKSAPVTVMIDLLANDAEIVVAREGKVIFVRTVRLPENEEHRPGAIVSELRRTMMACGETKTPQKVVVWGNADVHSAEVNAIKEKIGCDDVQAISPFDLVDVQVAREKMPEHTGRFAPLVGLLNSSTANADVLIDFMNPRRRPEEKPDHLRRIAMIGIPIAAVLLVGFMIYRQFSQWDRKIAVLQDEINLLIPSAEQADESIDRTEKIDQFLDRDVNWLDELRRFAELAPPSDKLIVRSINGNALTAGGGYLRLTGGVTESSVIDQMQSSLRDETHGVVVKDTNVQQGDDRYRWSFTETITVDGNDLRNLRYERMEAQLASTEASSTEASSDDESVTEEIDDGSQMTPPADEPDDDEDSETSDVDATDESAAEGDDKATPETDEASEAAPTGDQPSESKSEEEVST; via the coding sequence ATGGTAAAAAAACTCGCTCTCGACTACGACGCGCACGAATTACGACTCGTCGTGGCCAACGTCAACGGAAACCGCGTCGCGGTGACCGATATTCAACTGATCCCGATAAACGAAGGCGAATCGGCATCAGAAAAACTGCGCCGCTACGTCAACGACGCGGGACTGCAAAAAACAGAAACGCTTGTCGCGATCGGTCGCGGCAAAGCGGAGTTGCGTGAATTGCAATTGCCGGCCGTTCCCGACGAAGAACTGCCCGACATGGTCCGCTTTCAAGCGATCCGCAGTTTCGCGTCGGCGAGCGATCGCGCGATCGTTGACTTTTTGGTTACCGAACGTTCCTCCGAAGGCATCACCTTGATCGCCGCGGCGGTCCCGCCGAGTGAGCTTGACCGTGAACGCGAGCTGTGTTCGACAAGTGATCTGCCGCTCGAACGAGTTGCGTTGCGTCCGTTGGCGGCGGCGTCGCTGTATTTAGGCCAGCAAAAGTCGGCGCCGGTGACGGTGATGATCGACTTGCTGGCCAACGACGCCGAAATCGTCGTCGCTCGCGAAGGTAAGGTGATCTTTGTCCGGACGGTGCGTTTGCCCGAAAACGAGGAGCATCGTCCCGGAGCGATCGTTAGTGAACTGCGGCGAACGATGATGGCTTGCGGTGAAACGAAAACGCCGCAAAAAGTTGTCGTCTGGGGAAATGCCGACGTGCATTCTGCCGAAGTCAACGCGATCAAGGAAAAGATCGGATGCGACGATGTCCAAGCGATCAGCCCGTTTGACTTGGTTGACGTCCAAGTCGCTCGCGAAAAGATGCCCGAGCACACCGGTCGCTTCGCACCACTGGTCGGATTGCTCAACAGCAGCACCGCCAACGCGGATGTCTTGATCGATTTTATGAACCCCCGGCGTCGGCCCGAAGAGAAACCGGATCACCTGCGTCGGATCGCGATGATCGGAATCCCGATCGCCGCGGTGCTTCTGGTCGGGTTCATGATTTATCGGCAATTCAGCCAATGGGATCGCAAGATCGCGGTGCTGCAAGATGAAATCAATCTCTTGATCCCTTCGGCCGAGCAAGCTGACGAGAGCATCGATCGGACGGAGAAGATCGACCAGTTTCTCGATCGCGACGTGAACTGGTTGGATGAACTTCGGCGGTTCGCCGAACTCGCACCGCCAAGCGACAAACTGATCGTCCGATCGATCAACGGAAACGCACTGACCGCCGGCGGTGGCTATTTGCGGCTGACCGGAGGCGTCACCGAATCGAGCGTCATTGATCAAATGCAAAGCTCGCTTCGTGACGAAACTCACGGGGTGGTCGTCAAAGACACCAATGTCCAGCAAGGCGATGATCGCTATCGATGGTCGTTCACCGAAACGATCACCGTCGACGGCAACGACTTGCGAAACTTGCGATACGAGCGGATGGAAGCACAGCTCGCCAGTACCGAAGCAAGCAGTACCGAAGCAAGCAGCGATGATGAGTCCGTCACAGAAGAAATCGATGACGGTTCACAAATGACGCCGCCAGCGGATGAGCCTGACGACGACGAGGACTCTGAAACAAGTGACGTTGACGCGACGGACGAGTCCGCGGCGGAGGGGGACGACAAAGCTACGCCTGAAACCGACGAGGCATCTGAAGCCGCGCCGACCGGCGATCAGCCCAGTGAATCGAAGAGTGAAGAAGAGGTGTCGACATGA
- a CDS encoding type II secretion system protein GspK — protein MTVNRPHPGSKRGRQHGFFLVLVLLVIIVSTFAVYSFTGMMVAYDDAAYLTGDLVRARVAADSGAEAIRVVLAQPPVDRDVLGGVYNNPNLFQAIGVSNQDTGNVCNYSVVAPSLNEMGQMAGLRFGLQDESAKINLNTLTILDENSEGLMAALSLASAESEVDESLATSSLATSLLLAVPGMTEDLADSILDWLDEDDDPRPYGVEIDYYSTLPTPYEPTNGPVNSVEELLLVAGMTPTLLFGADANRNGVLDPDEQQRFNITVDTPGALGLAAYFTVHGNEANKARDGSFCVNINSDDLEVLYEDLVTALEDETYASFICAYRMAGQPSALSGIVSTGNDQQNNDNNGEVVDGGVWTADAMASIDLSAGGSVEFTQVLDLIDATVTISNNGQQVSYQSPFNILTAADYLPLIMDVLSTSDTATMPGRINLNECSAELLYGIPMLDEDQVGQILEARATESDDANRNFETWPMVEGIVTLDQMRQLLPLVTAGGDVYRAQIVGYFESSGLSSRQEVVIDATTVNPKIIFRRDLSHLGRAFDLSVLGIRNTAAVLGDDTN, from the coding sequence TTTTGGTGCTGCTCGTTATCATCGTTTCTACCTTCGCCGTGTACTCGTTTACCGGCATGATGGTCGCCTACGATGACGCCGCTTACCTGACCGGTGACTTGGTCCGGGCGCGGGTCGCGGCTGATTCAGGTGCCGAAGCGATTCGCGTAGTGCTTGCCCAGCCGCCGGTAGACCGCGACGTCCTGGGCGGCGTCTACAACAACCCGAACTTGTTCCAAGCGATCGGCGTGTCCAACCAAGACACCGGCAACGTTTGTAACTATTCGGTCGTCGCCCCCAGTTTGAACGAGATGGGGCAGATGGCCGGACTGCGATTTGGCCTTCAGGACGAGTCGGCGAAGATCAACCTCAATACCTTGACGATCCTCGACGAAAACTCCGAAGGCTTGATGGCGGCGTTAAGTTTGGCGTCGGCTGAGAGTGAAGTCGACGAGTCGTTGGCCACCTCTAGTTTGGCGACGTCACTGTTATTGGCCGTTCCCGGGATGACCGAAGACCTGGCCGATTCAATCTTGGACTGGCTGGATGAGGACGACGATCCCCGACCCTATGGCGTCGAAATCGATTACTACAGCACTTTGCCGACGCCCTACGAGCCGACCAACGGCCCGGTCAACAGCGTCGAAGAATTATTGTTAGTCGCCGGGATGACTCCGACGCTCTTGTTCGGGGCAGACGCCAATCGAAACGGCGTGCTGGATCCCGACGAACAACAACGCTTTAACATCACCGTTGATACGCCGGGCGCATTGGGGCTGGCCGCCTATTTCACCGTTCATGGAAACGAAGCGAACAAGGCGCGTGACGGATCGTTTTGTGTCAACATCAATTCCGATGACCTGGAGGTCCTGTACGAAGACCTCGTCACGGCACTCGAAGACGAGACCTACGCCAGCTTCATCTGTGCCTATCGCATGGCCGGCCAACCGTCGGCCCTCTCGGGCATCGTGTCGACTGGCAACGACCAACAAAACAATGACAACAATGGCGAAGTTGTCGACGGAGGGGTTTGGACGGCGGACGCGATGGCTTCGATCGACTTGTCGGCCGGCGGAAGCGTGGAGTTCACGCAAGTGCTGGATTTGATCGATGCGACGGTCACGATTTCCAATAACGGTCAACAAGTGTCGTACCAGAGCCCCTTTAACATTTTGACTGCCGCGGATTATTTACCTCTGATCATGGACGTTTTGTCGACCAGTGACACGGCAACGATGCCCGGCCGGATCAACTTGAATGAGTGTTCGGCGGAACTGCTGTACGGGATTCCGATGTTGGACGAAGACCAAGTCGGGCAGATCCTAGAAGCTCGGGCGACAGAATCCGATGACGCCAACCGAAACTTTGAGACCTGGCCGATGGTTGAAGGGATAGTGACCTTGGACCAAATGCGGCAATTGTTGCCCCTGGTGACTGCGGGAGGCGACGTCTATCGGGCCCAGATCGTGGGTTATTTCGAGTCCTCGGGGCTGTCGTCGCGCCAGGAAGTGGTGATCGACGCGACCACGGTCAATCCAAAAATCATCTTTCGTCGTGACTTAAGTCATCTCGGACGTGCCTTCGATCTTTCGGTTCTCGGAATTCGAAACACCGCGGCGGTACTCGGAGACGATACGAATTAG